From Triticum aestivum cultivar Chinese Spring chromosome 4A, IWGSC CS RefSeq v2.1, whole genome shotgun sequence, a single genomic window includes:
- the LOC123085461 gene encoding uncharacterized protein: MGESLLTALSMDTATAHHPHQGPSTFLSMDTASHDEFDLFLPPPGPFQRCLHAAAAAPPDINLPLAADPSPPPPALQTTTLHESNVDMLDVGLGCPQLYDSDSPAAAAATSAPVSTTTTVHVSHTKSSGSSAARKCVKRNDSIWGAWFFFTHYFKPVMSADKGGKTKAPAAAGNGNSATLDAFLVQHDMENMYMWVFKDRPENALGKMQLRSFMNGHSRLGEPQFPFSADKGFVRSHRMQRKHYRGLSNPQCLHGIEIVRAPNLVGVPEADMKRWFELTGRDANFSVPTEADDFESWRNLPTTEFELERPATAAPAKSTSHGHHKKVLNGSGLNLSTHASKHGSGDGMDISAVCHKRRKDSSPSAMEEDCSNSNSDKVQDMDVSHTFEPSWTNDFTGVMRHASGPVTAAKTIYEDSKGYLIIISLPFADIQKVKVTWKNTLTNGVVKISCTSVGRMPFLKRHDRTFKLTDPSPEHCPPGEFIREVPLPTRIPEDATLEAYCDESGTGLEIIVPKHRAGPEEHEVRVSLRPPSSWCQ; the protein is encoded by the coding sequence atggggGAGTCGCTGCTCACCGCGCTCTCCATGGACACCGCCACGGCCCACCACCCGCACCAGGGCCCCTCCACCTTCCTCTCCATGGACACTGCCTCCCACGACGAGTTCGACCTCTTCCTCCCGCCGCCAGGCCCCTTCCAGCGCTGCCTCCATGCCGCCGCAGCCGCCCCCCCTGACATCaacctccccctcgccgccgacccGTCTCCTCCCCCTCCGGCCCTGCAGACCACCACCCTCCATGAGTCCAACGTCGACATGCTAGATGTTGGCCTCGGCTGCCCGCAGCTCTATGACTCGGACTCGCCTGCTGCTGCCGCCGCGACCTCCGCCCCGGTGTCCACCACAACAACTGTCCATGTGTCTCACACCAAGAGCTCCGGTTCCAGCGCCGCGCGCAAGTGCGTGAAGCGGAACGATAGCATCTGGGGTGCATGGTTCTTCTTCACCCACTACTTCAAGCCGGTCATGTCGGCTGATAAGGGCGGCAAGACGAAGGCACCCGCTGCTGCCGGGAATGGTAATAGTGCCACACTGGATGCTTTCCTGGTGCAGCATGACATGGAGAACATGTACATGTGGGTGTTTAAGGATCGGCCGGAGAATGCCCTGGGGAAGATGCAGCTGAGGAGCTTCATGAATGGTCACTCGCGCCTCGGGGAGCCACAGTTTCCTTTCAGCGCAGACAAAGGGTTTGTGCGCTCACACCGGATGCAGCGTAAGCACTACCGGGGGTTGTCAAACCCGCAGTGCCTTCATGGGATTGAGATCGTGCGGGCACCAAACTTAGTGGGTGTTCCTGAGGCCGATATGAAGAGGTGGTTCGAGCTCACCGGGAGAGATGCCAATTTCTCCGTTCCCACTGAGGCGGATGATTTTGAATCATGGAGGAATCTGCCGACCACGGAATTTGAGCTCGAGAGGCCTGCAACTGCTGCTCCAGCAAAGAGCACCTCACATGGCCATCACAAGAAGGTGCTGAATGGTTCTGGCCTTAACCTGTCGACACATGCATCAAAACATGGTTCTGGGGATGGTATGGACATCTCAGCTGTCTGCCACAAACGTAGGAAGGATTCCTCCCCCTCTGCCATGGAAGAGGATTGCAGCAATTCAAATTCAGACAAGGTTCAGGATATGGATGTGAGCCACACTTTTGAGCCATCATGGACAAATGACTTCACCGGTGTGATGCGTCATGCTTCTGGGCCAGTAACTGCCGCAAAAACAATATATGAAGATAGCAAGGGCTACTTGATCATCATTAGCCTGCCATTTGCTGATATACAGAAGGTGAAGGTTACCTGGAAGAACACTCTTACGAATGGCGTCGTTAAGATATCATGCACTAGCGTGGGACGGATGCCATTCTTGAAGCGACATGATCGGACCTTCAAGTTGACGGATCCTTCACCTGAGCATTGTCCACCAGGGGAGTTCATCCGGGAAGTTCCATTGCCTACCCGGATCCCAGAAGATGCTACTCTGGAAGCATACTGTGATGAATCAGGAACAGGCCTAGAGATTATTGTCCCTAAACACCGTGCTGGACCTGAAGAACATGAAGTCCGTGTGTCCCTGAGGCCTCCCTCATCATGGTGCCAATGA